GAGACTGCCAGTGCAAACTGAGAGGAAGGTGGGGATGACGTCAAATCATCACGGCCCTTACGCCTTGGGCTACACACGTGCTACAATGGACGGTACAGAGAGCAGCCACTGGGCGACCAGGAGCGAATCTATAAAACCGTTCACAGTTCGGATCGGAGTCTGCAACTCGACTCCGTGAAGCTGGAATCGCTAGTAATCGGATATCAGCCATGATCCGGTGAATACGTTCCCGGGCCTTGTACACACCGCCCGTCAAGCCATGGAAGCTGGGGGTACCTGAAGTCGGTGACCGCAAGGAGCTGCCTAGGGTAAAACTGGTAACTGGGGCTAAGTCGTAACAAGGTAGCCGTACCGGAAGGTGCGGCTGGAACACCTCCTTTCTAGAGAAAGACGTAAAATGAAGCTCTTTATGATGTATATGATGCATTACTCTCGCTGTTAGTTCAAATAATACAAATTAAGCAAAAAAACAGAGTCTCGTAGCTCAGCTGGTTAGAGTACTACACTGATAATGTAGGGGTCGGCAGTTCGAGTCTGCCCGGGACTACTATTTTAAGCTTAATTAAAAGGAAATTTTAGAAGTATGAGTATGAATTACCATTAATTCAAAATTCAACATTCATAATTTAAAATTAGGAAATGGGGGATTAGCTCAGCTGGCTAGAGCGCCTGCCTTGCACGCAGGAGGTCATCGGTTCGACTCCGATATTCTCCACAATTCACGTAGAGTGAAAAAAGTTCATTGACATATTGAGATAAGAAAAATATTAAAAAGTAGAAAGCACAATTTTTTACATAGTAATATGTAAAGAGAAAGTACAATAAGCAAAATAAGGGCGTATGGGGAATGCCTAGGCTCTCAGAGGCGATGAAGGACGTGATAAGCTGCGAAAAGCTACGGGGATCGGCACACACGACTTGATCCGTAGATATCCGAATGGGGCAACCCGGTATGTTGAAGACATGCCACACCGATAGGTGAGCAAACCCGCTGAACTGAAACATCTAAGTAGGCGGAGGAGAAGAAAACAAAAGTGATTCCGTAAGTAGTGGCGAGCGAACGCGGATTAGCCCAAACCAAAGTTGTTACGGCAATTTTGGGGTTGTAGGACCACGCGATTTCTTGCGGATAGAATAAGAATTAACTGGAAAGTTAAACCATAGAGGGTGATAGTCCCGTATTAGTAATAGAAGATAAGAATAGTGGTATCCTGAGTAGGGCGGGGCACGTGAAACCCTGTCTGAATTTGGCGGGACCATCCGCTAAGGCTAAATACTCCTGAGAGACCGATAGTGAACCAGTACCGTGAGGGAAAGGTGAAAAGAACCGTGAATAACGGAGTGAAATAGATCCTGAAACCATACGCTTACAAGCGGTCGGAGCCCTTTCGTGGGGTGACGGCGTGCCTTTTGCATAATGAGCCTACGAGTTAACGTTGCTGGCAAGGATAAGTGGTTAAGCCACGGATCCGTAGCGAAAGCGAGTCTGAATAGGGCGCTTTAGTCAGTAGTGTTAGACGCGAAACCGTGTGATCTACCCATGGGCAGGATGAAGCTGTGGTAACACATAGTGGAGGTCCGAACCGGTTGACGTTGAAAAGTCTTCGGATGACCTGTGGGTAGGGGTGAAAGGCCAATCAAACTCGGAAATAGCTCGTACTCCCCGAAATGCATTTAGGTGCAGCGTTAGTTATAAAGTTATATAGAGGTAGAGCTACTGATTGGATGCGGGGGCTTCACCGCCTACCAATTCCTGACAAACTCCGAATGCTATATAATGTTCACTAACAGTGAGGGCATGGGTGCTAAGGTCCATGTCCGAGAGGGAAAGAACCCAGACCATCAGCTAAGGTCCCCAAATATATGCTAAGTTGAAAAAACGAGGTTTGTCTGCCCAGACAGCTAGGATGTTGGCTTGGAAGCAGCCATTCATTTAAAGAGTGCGTAACAGCTCACTAGTCGAGCGGACGAGCATGGATAATAATCGGGCATAAGCATATTACCGAAGCTATGGATTTGTAATTTATTACAAGTGGTAGGGGAGCATTCTAACAGGGCCGAAGGTGTATCGTGAGGTATGCTGGACCGGTTAGAAAAGAAAATGTAGGCATAAGTAACGATAATGCGGGCGAGAAACCCGCACACCGAAAGACTAAGGTTTCCTCAGCTATGCTAATCAGCTGAGGGTTAGTCGGGTCCTAAGGCGAACCCGAAAGGGACAGTCGATGGCCAACGGGTTAATATTCCCGTACTACTGATAACTGTGATGGGGTGACGGAGTGATGAAAGTGTCGCGAACTGACGGAATAGTTCGTTGAAGGCTGTAGCTATATTCTCGATAGGCAAATCCGTTGAGAATGGCAAAGGCCGATAGTACTCGGAGTCTTCGGACAAAGAGATAGTACACCTAAGGGCTTCCAAGAAAAACCTCTAAACTTCAGGTTATTAGTACCCGTACCGTAAACCGACACAGGTAGTCGAGGAGAGAATCCTAAGGTGCTCGAGAGATTCATGGCTAAGGAATTAGGCAAAATAGACCTGTAACTTCGGGAGAAAGGTCGCCAGCGCAAGCTGGCCGCAGTGAAGAGGTCCAGGCGACTGTTTATCAAAAACACAGGGCTCTGCAAAATCGTAAGATGAAGTATAGGGCCTGACACCTGCCCGGTGCTGGAAGGTTAAGAGGAGATGTTATCTTCGGAGAAGCATTGAATTGAAGCCCCAGTAAACGGCGGCCGTAACTATAACGGTCCTAAGGTAGCGAAATTCCTTGTCGGGTAAGTTCCGACCTGCACGAATGGTGTAACGATCTGGACACTGTCTCAGCCATGAGCTCGGTGAAATTGTAGTATCGGTGAAGATGCCGATTACCCGCAGTGGGACGAAAAGACCCTGTGCACCTTTACTATAGCTTAGTATTGACTTTGGATAAGTGATGTGTAGGATAGGTGGGAGACTTCGATCCAGCGTCGCCAGGCGTTGGTTAGTCATTGTTGAAATACCACCCTTTGCTTATCTGAAGCCTAACCCCGTATTGCGGGGGACATTGCTTGGTGGGTAGTTTGACTGGGGTGGTCGCCTCCAAAAGAGTAACGGAGGCTTCTAAAGGTTCCCTCAGTACGCTTGGTAACCGTGCGTAGAGTGCAATGGCATAAGGGAGCTTGACTGAGAGACATACAGGTCGATCAGGTACGAAAGTAGAGCATAGTGATCCGGTGGTTCCGCATGGAAGGGCCATCGCTCAAAGGATAAAAGGTACGCCGGGGATAACAGGCTGATCTCCCCCAAGAGCTCATATCGACGGGGGGTTTGGCACCTCGATGTCGGCTCGTCACATCCTGGGGCTGGAGAAGGTCCCAAGGGTTGGGCTGTTCGCCCATTAAAGTGGCACGCGAGCTGGGTTCAGAACGTCGTGAGACAGTTCGGTCTCTATCTACTGTGGGCGTTAGAAATTTGAGTGGATCTGACTCTAGTACGAGAGGACCGAGTTGGACAAACCTCTAGTGTATCTGTTGTCCCGCCAGGGGCATCGCAGAGTAGCTACGTTTGGAAGGGATAAGCGCTGAAAGCATATAAGCGCGAAACCCACCACAAGATGAGATTTCTTTTAAGGGTCGTGGAAGATGACCACGTTGATAGGCTATAGATGTAAAGGCAGTAATGTCATAGTCGAGTAGTACTAATAACCCGTAAGCTTATGTACGAATCCTCCCGGGGAACCGGGAGGGTGCAACTTTCTAAAAATAGTAAATAAAAATACTTTCTTTATCTCAGTATGTTAAGATATTGTCTGTTGTTTTGCATCAATTTATGGTGTATTAATAATAGAAAGATTGCCCAAAGCAATTGTAACGACTTAAGGTGGTTATTGCGGCGGGGCTCACCTCTTCCCATCCCGAACAGAGAAGTTAAGCCCGCCTGCGCAGATGGTACTGCAGTTATGTGGGAGAGTATGTCGTCGCCTTTCTTTTAAAAACCCTTCATCTATGATGAAGGGTTTTTTGTTTTACAAACTTCTGTACAACAAAACAAAACAAAACAAAACAAAACAAAACAAAACAAAACAAAACAAAACAAAACAAAACAAAACAAAACAAAACTAGGATCAAACGCAAAGCTTGGGGATTACCCAAAAAGATTAGATAATCTAAATAAGAAGAAATCTACTTTACGCACTCCTCTAAATTGACTTCTAAATGCTTTTACTTTAGCATTAAAAGATTCTGCTGAAGCATTTGTACTTCTATTGTCAAAATAGTTTAAGATTGACTGGATCAAACGCAAAGCTTGGGGATTACCCAAAAAGATTAGATAATCTAAATAAGAAGAAATCTACTTTACGCACTCCTCTAAATTGACTTCTAAATGCTTTTACTTTAGCATTAAAAGATTCTGCTGAAGCATTTGTACTTCTATTGTCAAAATAGTTTAAGATTGACTGGTAATTAACCGTTATAGTATTTAAAAGGATATTAAAATTTTTAAACCCTGACTCCTCTACATTCCTGTACCAATGTGCCAGTTTTGTCATCGCAACGTGTTTATTGTTATGATTGTTGTAAATACCTCGTAGTTGTTGGGTTAAACTGTATGCTTTTTTAATATCGGGATATAAGCTAAATAACAATTGGGCTCGTTCATTTTGTCTTTCGGTCCATTTATTGCGGGATTTATAAAGAACATATCTACTTCTGGCGAGCAACTGTTTTACAGAGTCTCCATTAGATAAAAGATCTGGGCGATAAGTTTTGTTTTCTCTTTTCGCTTGTAATATCAATCGATTCTCAGTATCCATCGCTTCCCAACGATATTTTATTCTAATCTCCTGTAATGCTTCTAGAGCCAATTTTTGAACATGAAATCTATCGGTCACCTGTACCGCTTTTGGAAAACATTTTTTGGAAATCAACTTCATGGAATTAGCCATGTCAAGTGTTATTTCTTGAACCCAACTTCTTTTTTTGTAATCAATTTTACAGATATGTTCAATGACCTGATCTGCCTTTGTCCCTGCAACAATAGCAACTAGGCAACCTTTTTTACCTCTAGCTTCCTTATTGGTTACAATAGTAAAAAGCTCACCCTGAGACAAGGCTACTTCATCAATTGACAAGTGGGTACCTATATTTTCAGGATAAATAATCCACTCATGTGCATGTTCACGTGGAGCCCACGTACTAAAGGAGCTTAAATATTTTTTGTATTGTCTTTGTAATTTTTTCCCATTGACTCCAAAGAAACCTCCAATGGTATGACAGTCAATAGCAGTTTTATCTATTAATTTCTTTTAAAAAAGCCGCAAACTCCTGAGTCATGCGGGTTCCCTTGGCAACTAGATTCCAATCTCTTTTAACGATCTCACTTGTGTCTTTATTGGTCCAGCGACGTCTTTTGATGTGTAGATACACAAACTTCCCTCTCAAAGGAAAGTCCTGAATAGTGATCTCATCCTGGAAACCCTTTGAGATTAACTGAAGTCCATTAAATTCTGACGGAGGTTTGGCATGCTCTTCAAAGTATAGGTGTAATATTTCTTCTGTATTAGTAGAAGAAACCACTTCAAAATGGTCAACTAAAAAATCAGGAAGCATAAACTTCAAAAGCTCTATAGGGGTCATATCAAATTCTTAGATTGCAAATTTCTGATTTTATTTTGACATTCCTCCCCAAGTTTTGTTCTTGATCCCTTTTGTGTACTGCTTCCACATAGTGTAGAAATAAAACTGCTTTTTTAGATTTCAATATATCGCACGAAAATGCCATAAAGCGCTGTAATATAGCTATTAAGTAAGTGGCTTTAATAAAACGGAATGCTTTGGTATAGTTCTTTCATACTGATTATACAGAGAACAAGTATAATCTTAAAATATAGCATTATGAAAAATTTATTTTTAACAGCCGCTTTAGTAATCGCCTTATCGTTTAATGCCTCTGCTAACACAGTAACTGAATCCACAACTACCAACACTACTATCCATCAGGAGAAAGAATATAAAAGAATCGACGGATCGGAAGTATCCCAGGAAGCGCTTCAGAATATCTCTAAAAAATATGGAGGTTACAGCATGGAAGAAGCGTATGTAGCTGCTGATGGAGAATACAAATTAGTACTCTCGAAAGACGGACAAAAAGTAACGGCTCTCTTCACCGCTGCCGGTGAATTTGTGAAGGAAGCTTAAAAAAAAGCACTAACAGTTCTAACCAAACAACAGAAAAGCCAATGATCGAAATCATTGGCTTTTCTGTTGTTTGGAAACTATCTATAATCTTGCTTTGAATTCAAATAGAAAAAGCCCTCTTTTTTAATTAAAGAGGGCTTTTGGTATAGAGGTATAAATGGTACTTTAAGGCTTGGCGATTTCCTTGGCTTTGGAGGCTGCAGTATCATCTTTCTTACGGTCTGCAACAAACTTCGTAAGTAATTTTCCATATTTGGATGCTGCTACTTTTGGAGACATTGTTTTTTGAATGGTATCCAAATACTTCGTATTCATATCATAGATCTCAGATAAAGCTAAATAAGGGGCAATTTCATAGTTGCCATGCGTTAGTGCATAGTTAGCCGTAAAACGATAGGTTCTGATCGTTAATTTGTCCTGTTCTTTATTGATACTGTCTAAAGTGGCTGTATCATTTTTCATCGAGGCCCGTATTCCTTTTTCTACTAAAGCCAGATTTTGATCATTGAAGCGGGATTTCATTTTTTTGAATTCCTCAAATAGTTTCTGGTTTTCAGATCCTGTAATTTTAGCTTTAGTCAGGAAACCTTCCAATTCAGTTTGTATGTTCATTTTCCCAGGTTCAGCAAAGAAAAGAATACTGTTGTCTAATGAATTGGTGACACCTCTGTCTAAAAATAGATAGTATAATTCAGGTGTTTCCACATACAGATCAGCTTTGAAATTGGAATCACCATCAATTTTTATGGTGTCAAGACTTACTAAGACACTATCCTGTATTTTCTTGATGTATAATGTTCCCTGTGTAAGGCCTTTTACATTTCCGGTGAGGTGTAAATTAGTCTTCTCTTTAGTACAGGCGATAAATGTGCATAAAGCCAATAAGGCTATAAATGTCTTTTTCATAAAGTATTAAATTTCCTTTTTAATTGGCTGCAAAATAAGCAAAATAATTGGAATGTTCTTATACCAAAATCCTTGAAGTTGTAGTGCTAAAACTTATTCTATTTCTCTTTTAATGGATAGAGAGCTGGTTTGGAAATGAATTTTTGGATTTGCAATCAATTATGATCTTTAGCACCTGATAGGTTAAAAATGATACTAAATAAAACACCCGGATAGTGTGAACTATCCGGGTGCTGTATAATCTAACAGGAATTAAAATTATCCTTTTAGCCAGGACTCTCTTAGTGCTGTTTTGGCATTATCTGTTGCCTGGAGGCCTTTGGAATCAACCATGCTTAACTTGGCTTTGCCTTTAAGTACTATTTCTTTTCCATTGCGTTTTACGGTAACTGTTACAGGATCATTCTGCTTTAAGTTTTCGCTGGACATAATCATTTCATAAATCGTGTCCTGATTATAACTTGTGCCATTGAAAGAAGCCAAAATATCTCCACCTTTAGCGCCTAAAGTGGTAAAAAATTCATTTAATGGTGCGCCAGGTACAAAAAGAATTTCTTTAGTATCCGGATTGATCGTGATGAAAGGAGAACCGTCTTTTAGGAAAACATTTTCAGGTACTTTCGTTGTCGCCTCGCTAACGCCCATTTTAGCAAAATAGGTGGCATAAGGAATCGGTGTATTGCCTGCAACATATTTATCCAGGAAAGCGCCCACTTCAGGATAGGTAAGCTCGGTAACTTTTGCAAATAACTCGCTGTCATTAAAAGGCTTGCTGTTACCGTATTCTTTAGACAATTTTTGCATTAAATCTAAGATTCCTCTTTGGCCATTGCTGCTTTCGCGAATCTGTATATCAAGGCACATTGCGATTAGGGCTCCTTTTTCATATACGTTGGCATAAGCATCTTTATAGGGCTTTTTCAAAACGTCCCGGCTCATTTTTGTAAAGGGCATGGTGTCATCATAACGTTTTGAATTGACTATTTTTTCTGCCATGCGGTGGTAAAAATCATCTTCCGTAATCAATCCCTGATTTACCTGAAAAAGATTGGCGAAATATTCTGTGATGCCTTCATACATCCATAAATGCTCTGACATTTTCGGATTGTTATAATCGAAATACTGAATTTCTTTGGAATGGATGCTCAAAGGTGTAACAATATGGAAAAACTCATGGGATACAATATCTTTTAAACTCTCTACAAGTTGGTCTTTCGGCATGGCTTCCGGCATAACAACCGTTGTAGCTGTAGGATGTTCTAATGCACCAAATCCGTGTGCATCGCTTTTTTCCATATCAGAAAGGTAAATAAGGACGCTGTATTTTTTTGTAGCATTGAATTTGCCTAAAAACCGTTTTTGTGCCGTTATCATAGTTTTCATCTCCGGAGTGATGCTTTCTGCCGTAATCAGGCCATTAGGAGAATAAACGCTGATCAGGATATCCATTCCTTCAACAGTGAAAGTAGTATAATCCGGTTTCGCATACATGATAGGATTTTCTACCAGCTCAGCATAACGCGCTGTGGTAAAAACATCCGATGTTGTACTGGCATCGGTATCGGTCATAGAAGTGGCACCCCAAAGTGTTGTCGGGTGCAATACCGTAAGTTGGTAGGGTGTTTCTGTTTTGGTGTCAAAATACCCTATAAAACCATGAGTATTGATCATATAATTGTCCGGGGAGATATTTGTTCCGGCAGGAGAAAAAATCTCATGTGTCGTTTCAATATCGTAAGTGTCGTTAACAAGGTAGGTGATTTTAGTTAATGCTTTTGCATTGGATACGGTCCAGGTATTCACATCACCTTTGGTTACTGTAAGTAAATTGCCTTTGGCATCGTAAGCTTTCAGATCATCGATAAAGCGGCCATAATCATCTTCGGAATAGGTTCCGGGAACAATTTTGGGAAGATGATAGGTAGCCTGTTCGGTAGTGAATTTTGGTGTAATGACGGTAACGGCCACTTTATCATCTTTGACATTTTGCAGATCGAGAGTAACCTGTACTTCGTCGGATTTTGAAGTGCCTGATGTTGTCTGTTGACCAGGTTTACAACTCCATAGCATCGATAAAAGTGCAGCAGTATACAGTATTTTTTTCATGTTTTGATTTTTATAAATAAGTAGGTGATAGTGCTTAATTGTTACAAATTAACAGCAATTTTTAGAGAACAAAATTAGAAAGGGCAATAATATTTTCCTAAAATGTAATTTCAGCTATAGATAGTACGTGTTTTAACAAAAAGGCCTGCAATATATAGTATTACAGGCCTTGAAGGAATTAATCCAATTTATTTTTTATATAGTATTTACCATCCAGATCATCATCAAAATTATCACGGGACAGTGGTTTGGGTTTTTTAGGCGCATTTTTTTTCTTCCAGAGGGTATAATTATCAGGGGAAAGTTTTTTCTGCATCAGATCAGAAACTTCTTTCTCATTAATTCCATATTCCTTTTTAAGGAGCTCAAAAGGTTTTTTTTCCTCCAAGGCTATTTTGATAACTTTCTCGATCTGTTCGTTATCAAGTTCTACTATTTTACTTTTTTTCATTGCGCGAATAATTAATCCGGATCACTTTTTTTAATTGTTAATTATTCCCAATATTAATAAAAAAAATAATCACTTTGCAAAAAGTTAAAAAAAATATTTAAGTCGTAAGAACCAGTGTTTTGGTGCCTAATTACAGCTGATTTTATTGAAATAAAAACGCTATAATGTGCAGGTACAATTCAGCAGTTTTTTATAATAATTTCGTTCTTGCAATTATGGATTAGGTATAAAGATACGCCCAATACATGAGTACTAATTGAAGGGGCAGCCGAACGATTAGCAGCCATTTGGGCAGTCCCAATGCGGCTTTGTGATCGGTTAGCATTTGGATATTGGCAGGAAACACTGCAATTAGCAACAGTATGATACCCCAGGCTGAATAGCTTGAAATAGCAGGAATACACAAGGCGATGCCCAGTATAATCTCTGCGGCACCACTCAGTTGGTTCATTAATACGGGGGATTTAATATAGGGCGGGATCATTTTTGCATACAGGCGTGGTACACGAAAATGGTTAAGGCCTGCAAAAAAATAAATGAAGGCCATAAGATAAAGATGCCAGGGAAGCGTCATACGGGATGGTTTTTAAGTATAAATATAACCAATTAAATTCAGGAGTAAGGGTATGACAGCGCTGTATTTTATTTTTGCTATGCCCTTACAATAGGAATTGTACCGTGAAAACAGAACCTTTGCCGACCTAGCTTTGTACTGAAATTCTACCTTTCATATTTTCAATTTGCGTCTTCACAATGAAAAGGCCTATACCTTTTGCTTCAGGATGATTGTGGAATATCTGTTTCATTCCGAAGAGTTTCGATCCATTTTTAGACATATCAATGCCCAGTCCATTATCACTTACATGTAATAGTATGGTTTGCTTCGTTATTTCTGTATGAATTGTGATTTCCGGTCTTCGATTAGGATCCCGGTATTTCAGCGCATTACTGATGAGATTCTGAAAAATACTTTCGAGGTATATTTTAGAATACATGATGGAATTGATCTGGGAAAAATCAGCCTTGATAAGGGCATTGGATTTTAGGATTTCTCCCTGTAAAGATTCAATAGTACGGGAATAACAATCCTGAAAGACTAATAATTCCTGTTGTATGATTTTATTCTTTTTGAGGTGCAGCACCTCGATAAGCTGGTTCAGTGATTCATTTAGATTTTGTGCCACTTTTCGTAGCATTGAAAAAATCACTTTGTATTCTTCCAGCGTACTGTCCTGTTCCATTGTTGCTACTAAGGAAGTAATATTGCCAGCTGGTGATCTTAAATCGTGAATGGTAATATTGGCGAAGTCATTCAGCTGCTGATTTTGTACTGTAAGCTCTGTCATCAGGTTGGTCTGTATGATTTTTTCTAAAATCAGGCGTTCTGTATTTTTACGGATTTGAAGGTAAGCGAAAAATAGAATTGCAAAAGTACAGATTGCAAAAAGGGTAAAATTCCAATTGCGGGATTTGACATGAACTTCCGATTGATTCAGGTTGGCAGAAAGTAATTTTACCGACTGATTCTGATAGGCGGCCACAGATTTTCGGATAGAATCCATAATTTCTTTGCCCCGTCCTGCTTTTGTTATGGCAGCAGCAGCGTCCATTCCCGATTCTTTACGGGTTTTAATGGTGAGGGCGCTAATTTGTTTTTTGGATTCAATGAGGCGTTCCAAAGTATCGAGCTTAAGCACCTGGCCCCTGTTGAGCTCATTCATAGCGCGAAGCGAATCGAGCCATATTTCGAGATTTTTATGCCCCTGGTTGTATACTTCCAGGTAATTTTCATTTCCTGTAATAGTATATCCACGGCTTCCGGTTTCTAAATCAATAGTACTGGATAATATTTTTTCGAGTACCGTATTAATGGAACTTGTATGATGTACAATCATCCGGCTATCCCGTGCAAGCTGGGATTGATTGCGGGTAGAATATACCAGAATCGCAAAAATCCCGATAATAATGATAAAAATAAAATCTACTTTACTTTTAAGAGACAGTTTTGTCATAGAACAGCGTGGAATTATTTATTTCAGATAGGTAATAGGTGAGAATAGAAATGCAAAATAAAGTTTTTATTCTCAATGTATTATAGAAATCATTAAAACAAATTTAAATTTAACCACTGTTTAAAGGAGCCAAAACGTATAAATTGAATTAGTATAAAAAAAGCAACGGGTGATCAGGCTTGTCGTTTCCCAAATCGGATATTCATAATCACAATTGCCAGTAATATTAATACGATCCCTAACCATTGCAATGCGTTTACAGGTTCTTTAAGGAGTACATAGGCCATCATGACAGAAACCGGGAGTTCCAATGAGGAAACAATACTTCCCAGTCCGATTCCGGTTTTGGGAAAACCTGCCGTCAACAACATTGGAGGGATGATGGTACCAAATAAGGATAAGATAATACCCCATCGCAGGAGGATGTCAAAGTTGAAGGAACCTTCATAGCTGTAGATGGCAAAGCCCGTAATCACTACTGATCCACCAATAAGCATGAACAGGCTTCGTTGTGCAGAAGATAACTCTGTTGCAATCCTGTTGGATGTAAACATAGTCATAGTAAACGAAACAGCAGCCATAACGCCCCACATGATTCCTCTCCAGTCCAGTGCAACTTCGTTTTTAAGAATATTGGTCGCTAAAACAGTACCGGCGAGTACAATGAGGGTAGAGACGATTTTTTGTACAGAAGGTAATTTTTTAGTCAGGGTCATTTCCAATACGACACTCATCCAAACGGTTTGCATCAATAAGACAATACCAATAGATACCGGAATATAACGTACTGCCAAATAATAGAAGAGGCTGGTAAAACCCAAAGAAGTTCCGGCAGCCATAAGCTGAATGATATTTTTGCGTGTAGGGGCAATGACAGTGTTTTTTTTGCGGCTGCGTTGTACCAGATTGATAAGCAGCATACCGAGTATACCTAGGGCAAATTGGGATAGCGTAACTTCTGAAGTAGTGTAGCCTTCATCATAAGCCATTTTTACAAAAGTGGCCAGCATTCCATAACTGGATGCTCCTAATGCGACTAATAGTATTCCCTTAAAAGTAGTATTTCCTGACATGTTTTTTCAAATTAAAAAGCCGACAAAGATAGTCAGATAAGTTTGTTTTACTGAAGAATCCTTACAGTTTATTCCTATGAGGATATAATTGAAATCAATTTAAGAAAAAAGGAAATAATGTATTATAATTTAAGATAAAATGGATTAAAAAGCGAGTGCTGCCCTAAGATTGCACTTCTTGCAGCCAGAATGTTAATCCTGTATTTTGTAAAGGCAAAACAATAAATAAGCCCTACTTTTAAAGGCTTAATTAGAATCACTTTACTTCAAAATTTTATTTCATGAAAAAAATTATGATGATGCTCGCTGTTTTGGTGGCGGGATTGTACACAGTTCATGCTCAAAATCAGGGTATGGAATGGCTGAATCAGCCGAAAAAATGGTCAGGAGATGCAAAAAAATTAACGTATACTGTGGAACCTGATACTGACTTCTGGCAAGTGACACATTATGGGTTCAAGCGGGACAATGGGCCTTTTTATTACGTCGAGACCAAAGGCGATTTTGAAGTGAGTGTAAAAGTAAGTGGGAACTATTCAGAGCTCTTTCACCAGGCCGGGATCATGCTACGAATTGACGAAAAGAACTGGATTAAAACCGGGATTGAATTTGTAGATGGGAAACAAAACATCAGTGCGGTAGTAACCCGTGATGTTTCAGACTGGTCGGTGGTACCCCGGAATAATAGCCCGAAATCGGTATGGCTGAAAGTACTGCGCAAAGGAGATTATGCAGAAATAAAATACTCATTCGACGGAGAAAAATATGAAATGCTTCGTCTCGCTTATTTTCCTCCGGGTGTTCCGGTAAAAGTAGGGATGGTCGCTGCTGCTCCAGGTAAGGTATCGTTTCCGGTAACTTTTGAAAATTTTGAAATAAAAGCCATTTAATAACAACTGAAAACAAATAAATA
The Flavobacterium kingsejongi genome window above contains:
- a CDS encoding transposase; the protein is MGGFFGVNGKKLQRQYKKYLSSFSTWAPREHAHEWIIYPENIGTHLSIDEVALSQGELFTIVTNKEARGKKGCLVAIVAGTKADQVIEHICKIDYKKRSWVQEITLDMANSMKLISKKCFPKAVQVTDRFHVQKLALEALQEIRIKYRWEAMDTENRLILQAKRENKTYRPDLLSNGDSVKQLLARSRYVLYKSRNKWTERQNERAQLLFSLYPDIKKAYSLTQQLRGIYNNHNNKHVAMTKLAHWYRNVEESGFKNFNILLNTITVNYQSILNYFDNRSTNASAESFNAKVKAFRSQFRGVRKVDFFLFRLSNLFG
- a CDS encoding transposase, encoding MTPIELLKFMLPDFLVDHFEVVSSTNTEEILHLYFEEHAKPPSEFNGLQLISKGFQDEITIQDFPLRGKFVYLHIKRRRWTNKDTSEIVKRDWNLVAKGTRMTQEFAAFLKEINR
- a CDS encoding DUF4369 domain-containing protein, translated to MKKTFIALLALCTFIACTKEKTNLHLTGNVKGLTQGTLYIKKIQDSVLVSLDTIKIDGDSNFKADLYVETPELYYLFLDRGVTNSLDNSILFFAEPGKMNIQTELEGFLTKAKITGSENQKLFEEFKKMKSRFNDQNLALVEKGIRASMKNDTATLDSINKEQDKLTIRTYRFTANYALTHGNYEIAPYLALSEIYDMNTKYLDTIQKTMSPKVAASKYGKLLTKFVADRKKDDTAASKAKEIAKP
- a CDS encoding peptidase M61, whose protein sequence is MKKILYTAALLSMLWSCKPGQQTTSGTSKSDEVQVTLDLQNVKDDKVAVTVITPKFTTEQATYHLPKIVPGTYSEDDYGRFIDDLKAYDAKGNLLTVTKGDVNTWTVSNAKALTKITYLVNDTYDIETTHEIFSPAGTNISPDNYMINTHGFIGYFDTKTETPYQLTVLHPTTLWGATSMTDTDASTTSDVFTTARYAELVENPIMYAKPDYTTFTVEGMDILISVYSPNGLITAESITPEMKTMITAQKRFLGKFNATKKYSVLIYLSDMEKSDAHGFGALEHPTATTVVMPEAMPKDQLVESLKDIVSHEFFHIVTPLSIHSKEIQYFDYNNPKMSEHLWMYEGITEYFANLFQVNQGLITEDDFYHRMAEKIVNSKRYDDTMPFTKMSRDVLKKPYKDAYANVYEKGALIAMCLDIQIRESSNGQRGILDLMQKLSKEYGNSKPFNDSELFAKVTELTYPEVGAFLDKYVAGNTPIPYATYFAKMGVSEATTKVPENVFLKDGSPFITINPDTKEILFVPGAPLNEFFTTLGAKGGDILASFNGTSYNQDTIYEMIMSSENLKQNDPVTVTVKRNGKEIVLKGKAKLSMVDSKGLQATDNAKTALRESWLKG
- a CDS encoding DUF2805 domain-containing protein — encoded protein: MKKSKIVELDNEQIEKVIKIALEEKKPFELLKKEYGINEKEVSDLMQKKLSPDNYTLWKKKNAPKKPKPLSRDNFDDDLDGKYYIKNKLD
- a CDS encoding DoxX family protein produces the protein MTLPWHLYLMAFIYFFAGLNHFRVPRLYAKMIPPYIKSPVLMNQLSGAAEIILGIALCIPAISSYSAWGIILLLIAVFPANIQMLTDHKAALGLPKWLLIVRLPLQLVLMYWAYLYT
- a CDS encoding CHASE3 domain-containing protein; its protein translation is MTKLSLKSKVDFIFIIIIGIFAILVYSTRNQSQLARDSRMIVHHTSSINTVLEKILSSTIDLETGSRGYTITGNENYLEVYNQGHKNLEIWLDSLRAMNELNRGQVLKLDTLERLIESKKQISALTIKTRKESGMDAAAAITKAGRGKEIMDSIRKSVAAYQNQSVKLLSANLNQSEVHVKSRNWNFTLFAICTFAILFFAYLQIRKNTERLILEKIIQTNLMTELTVQNQQLNDFANITIHDLRSPAGNITSLVATMEQDSTLEEYKVIFSMLRKVAQNLNESLNQLIEVLHLKKNKIIQQELLVFQDCYSRTIESLQGEILKSNALIKADFSQINSIMYSKIYLESIFQNLISNALKYRDPNRRPEITIHTEITKQTILLHVSDNGLGIDMSKNGSKLFGMKQIFHNHPEAKGIGLFIVKTQIENMKGRISVQS